In the Halococcus salifodinae DSM 8989 genome, GAGTCGAAGGCGCGCCACTCGGGGCCGCGATCGATCTCGTCGGCCTCGACGACGAGTCCGCAGTCAGTACAGACGGTCTCGCCGTGTTCGGTGTCGCTGACTAGTCGGCCGCTACACTCCGGACACACCAGCTCGTCCTCGGGGGCCTCCTCTTCGTGTTCTCGTTCCTGATCTACCTCACTTTCGCGTTCGGTTTCGGCGTCGCTCTCCTCCTCGGCCTCTCGTGTGCGTTCGCGCGTATCGGCCATGATGCTGGATGCTCGAATGGTGTGATCGACGACACTACAGAACGTTCGAAGTGTTTTTCAGTTTGGGGTCGAGCAATATAACTCCTTCGCTGGTTCTCAGGGCGGT is a window encoding:
- a CDS encoding TFIIB-type zinc ribbon-containing protein, yielding MADTRERTREAEEESDAETERESEVDQEREHEEEAPEDELVCPECSGRLVSDTEHGETVCTDCGLVVEADEIDRGPEWRAFDS